Proteins encoded in a region of the Dasypus novemcinctus isolate mDasNov1 chromosome 24, mDasNov1.1.hap2, whole genome shotgun sequence genome:
- the LOC101420170 gene encoding BPI fold-containing family A member 1-like, producing MFQAEDLVVFCGLLAQTTAMLDGMAVPKGQAPSMDATPALPNVPSDLAGGLKSALSNGLLSGNLLGILKSLPLLDILKAQGGTSTGLLGGLLRDVTSIPNGLIDLKVTDVPLFELGLVQSPDGHRLYVNIPLGLILTVKMSLLGSLLELAVKLNITAELSVVQDEQGSHLVLSDCTQSPGSLEISLLDGLVPIVQNLIDAVTGILTQVFPQLIQGMVCPLVNGILSNLNVTFVHDIVNVLLRGIQIVIKV from the exons ATGTTTCAAGCTGAAGACCTCGTTGTCTTCTGCGGGCTGCTGGCCCAGACCACAGCCATGCTTGATGGCATGGCAG TGCCCAAGGGCCAGGCTCCATCCATGGATGCAACCCCGGCTTTGCCCAACGTCCCCTCAGATCTTGCTGGAGGTTTGAAAAGTG CTCTCAGCAATGGCTTGCTCTCTGGGAATCTGTTGGGTATTCTCAAAAGCCTTCCACTCCTGGACATCCTGAAAGCTCAAGGAGGCACTTCGACTGGACTACTTGGGGGCCTGCTTAGGGATGTGACCTCCATTCCGAACGGCCTCATTGA TTTGAAGGTTACTGATGTCCCGCTGTTCGAACTTGGCCTTGTTCAGAGTCCCGATGGTCACCGTCTCTATGTCAACATTCCTCTGGGCCTGATCCTCACTGTGAAGAT GTCCCTGTTGGGAAGTCTATTGGAGCTGGCTGTAAAGCTGAACATCACTGCAGAACTCTCAGTTGTGCAAGATGAGCAGGGGAGCCACTTGGTCCTCAGTGACTGTACTCAATCACCTGGCAGTCTGGAAATCTCCCTGCTTGATGG aCTTGTTCCCATCGTTCAAAATCTTATTGACGCCGTCACCGGCATCTTGACTCAAGTCTTTCCTCAACTGATACAGGGCATG GTATGCCCTCTGGTAAATGGCATTCTCAGCAACCTGAATGTCACCTTTGTGCATGATATTGTCA acgTGCTGCTCAGAGGAATTCAAATTGTCATCAAGGTCTAA